The following DNA comes from Noviherbaspirillum sp. L7-7A.
TGATCGATCGCCTGCTTACGCACGATACGGTCGATGACGCCCTGCCGGATGCGGACCTGAACGAAACCGACGAGGATGGATGGACCGCCCTGCACCATGCAGCTTCCAAGGGAAGCGACCGCGCGGTGATGGCACTGCTGGAGCGCGGCGCCAGGACCGACCCGCTGACACGCAAAGGTGCGACGGCGCTGATGCTGGCAGCCAGAAACGCGCGCGGCGTCGCTGTCGAGATCTTGCTGGCGCTTGATGACGTGTCGAGCGCATCCGAAAGCCAACCCGACAACGCCACGTCATTGGAAAAGTCCAATCTCTACCGTTACCAGCTTGCAGCGCAGTGTTACGACAGCATGTCCGAGCACGAGCGCCAGGAAGCACTTTCCAACGCGGTGGTGGCGGGCAAACCAGACATGGCCGCGCGCATGCTGGCCACCGGCGGCCTGGATTTCGAAAACCCGGACCGGCACGACATCACCCTGCTGGGATATGCCGTCCGTAACGGCGATGAAACCATGGTCCGCCTGCTGCTGTGCGCCGGCGCCAAAGCCAACGGTATCAGCCTGACCGACACAAGCCCGCTAATGCATGCCGTGTTGTCGCTGCAACTTGCCATCATTCCGGTTCTGCTTCACGCAGATGCATCCCCGATTCAGGAAAGGGCTGATCGCGAGTCGGCGCTGACAATGGCGGTGCGGCTCGATTCGCTGCCTGTCATGCGCGCGCTCATTGCCGACAAGCCCAGCCTTCTGGCTAACGGAAAGCGGGGCAAGACACTGCTGACGCTCGCTGTTGCGTTCAAAAGCGCCAGCATCGCCACGGAATTGCTGAACCGCGGCGTCGACCTGCCCGACAAGGCCGGCAGTTGCGCGCTCGCCGTCCGTGCCAAAAAAGGCGATCAGGCGGGAGTGGCATTCCTGCTGGCGGCCGGCGCCGACCCTGACCATCAGGCAGATGACGGCCACAGCGCCTTCACCCTCGCGGCCGCCAATGGCCATCTGGACGTCGTCCAGACATTGCTCAACCACCGCAAACAGAGTGGCGGCCGAGGGGCACGCCAGGCGATGGCGCAGTTGTTGAACCAGGTCGACAAGGCAGGGCGCACTGCGCTGATGCTGGCTGCACTGAACGGCCATCAGAAAATGCTGGAATTTTTGTTGAACCAGGGGGCCGATCTGCATCGCCGCGACATCGACGGCATGAATGCGCTGCTGTGGGCTGTCGCCAGGGCCGATGCCGGGACGGTGAACCTCCTCTTCAACCATCATGCAACCCATCTGCTACTGGACCGTGCAGGCAATTCCGGCATCGTGATCGCGGCGGCAAACGGCAACCTGGACACCCTCAAGGTATTGCTGACGCCTGTTCGCGCGAACAAGCTCTATGACGTCAATACGCCCAACAAGAGAAAGGACACCGCGCTCACCCTCGCGGCTGCCAATGGCCACGAAGCCGTCGTCAGGGAACTGCTGCAGGCAAAGGCCCATGTCCTGCATGTCAATGCGGCTGGACGCAGCGCGAAGCTGGAAGCCATCGCGCATGGGCATGAGGCAATCACCAATCTGCTGGAGAAGGCGGAACAGGCCTTCCTGAAATCGGCCGAATCCACAACCGGTATCCTGGCGGCGCTCGCCAGGATACCGGTGTTTGGACCGCTGCTGCCAAGCATCGCCGTTATCAAAGTGCCGGAAGTTGACAGGGAAGGCAATTCCGCGCTGGCGCTGGCAGCCTGCTATGGGCACGTGGGCATGGTTTCCAGGCTGATCGGCAAAGCTGATGCCGCGCTGTCCATCAGCATGGGATCGGAAATGCAGTCTGCTGAAAACGACGATGACAATCCTCCTGTTGGCAAAAGCCTGATACATGCATGGCAGAAGCTTCCCACCGCGAGCAGCATCGATATCGAGCAACAGAACGTCAATGGCATGACGCCCTTGTGCCTGGCTGCGGCCAATGGCCGTGACGATGTTGCCAGCCTGCTGCTTGAACGCGGCGCGCTGGTCAACCATGCAAGCAATAACCATTGCACACCGCTCTGGCTGGCCGCCAGCGCGCCCACCTATCAATCCAGCGCAGCATCCGGCGGGAATCAAATGACGACGCATTTGAACAGTGAGGCGCTGATCAACCTGCTGCTCGACAAGGGAGCCAATGTCAACCAGCCATCCGCCCGCGGCGAAACGCCGCTGCATGCCGCTGCGGCCTTTGGCCGGCTTGCCACCGTCAAGACGCTGCTTCAGCACAAGGCCAGCCTTGACGCGCCTGACCGGTTTGGCCTTTCTGCGCTGGGACACGCCGCATTGAACGGCCATGCCGATCTGGTCGAATACCTGCTTGAACAGGGCGCCAAGCCGGATGCCGCGCCCGGCACGCACGCGCCGCTCACGTTGGCCGCGGCCAATGGCCATGACGCGGTTGTCATTCTCCTCAGGCAGCGCGGCGCAACGGTCCAGCATGTCGATGCCTATGGCCGCACCGCGCTCATTTTCGCCGCCAGGCATGGAAAAATTTCCACCGTCGAGCTGCTGCTGAAATTTGGGGCAAACCTGCATCACAAATGCCGCCAAGGCTATACGGCGCAGCAGCATGCCAGCCGGGCTGGGCACAGCGGCGTGGTCGCCTTGCTGCAAGAAGGTCATCCTCGCCCGCGCGACAATTGATTTGCGCAATCGCGTCGGCAAGCATGGCAAGCCTCCCACCACGGGTTTTCCCACTGCCTGTTGCCGGCGCAATCTGGCGCCGCCCCCGCCGCTTCC
Coding sequences within:
- a CDS encoding ankyrin repeat domain-containing protein, whose amino-acid sequence is MEAAIRDDIALIDRLLTHDTVDDALPDADLNETDEDGWTALHHAASKGSDRAVMALLERGARTDPLTRKGATALMLAARNARGVAVEILLALDDVSSASESQPDNATSLEKSNLYRYQLAAQCYDSMSEHERQEALSNAVVAGKPDMAARMLATGGLDFENPDRHDITLLGYAVRNGDETMVRLLLCAGAKANGISLTDTSPLMHAVLSLQLAIIPVLLHADASPIQERADRESALTMAVRLDSLPVMRALIADKPSLLANGKRGKTLLTLAVAFKSASIATELLNRGVDLPDKAGSCALAVRAKKGDQAGVAFLLAAGADPDHQADDGHSAFTLAAANGHLDVVQTLLNHRKQSGGRGARQAMAQLLNQVDKAGRTALMLAALNGHQKMLEFLLNQGADLHRRDIDGMNALLWAVARADAGTVNLLFNHHATHLLLDRAGNSGIVIAAANGNLDTLKVLLTPVRANKLYDVNTPNKRKDTALTLAAANGHEAVVRELLQAKAHVLHVNAAGRSAKLEAIAHGHEAITNLLEKAEQAFLKSAESTTGILAALARIPVFGPLLPSIAVIKVPEVDREGNSALALAACYGHVGMVSRLIGKADAALSISMGSEMQSAENDDDNPPVGKSLIHAWQKLPTASSIDIEQQNVNGMTPLCLAAANGRDDVASLLLERGALVNHASNNHCTPLWLAASAPTYQSSAASGGNQMTTHLNSEALINLLLDKGANVNQPSARGETPLHAAAAFGRLATVKTLLQHKASLDAPDRFGLSALGHAALNGHADLVEYLLEQGAKPDAAPGTHAPLTLAAANGHDAVVILLRQRGATVQHVDAYGRTALIFAARHGKISTVELLLKFGANLHHKCRQGYTAQQHASRAGHSGVVALLQEGHPRPRDN